A stretch of the Marivirga tractuosa DSM 4126 genome encodes the following:
- a CDS encoding GIY-YIG nuclease family protein — MCNFYILFSPSLNKDYYGHTCDELSERIRKHNSNHKGFTGKTDDWELAYNEEYPTKSDAQNRELQVKNWKNRKRIETLINKSEI; from the coding sequence ATGTGCAATTTCTACATCCTTTTCTCCCCATCTCTCAACAAAGACTATTACGGACACACCTGTGATGAGCTTTCCGAAAGAATAAGAAAACACAATTCCAACCACAAAGGCTTCACTGGTAAAACTGATGATTGGGAACTCGCCTATAATGAAGAATACCCTACCAAATCAGATGCACAAAATCGAGAACTTCAAGTTAAAAATTGGAAAAACAGAAAAAGAATTGAAACTCTTATCAATAAATCAGAGATATAG
- a CDS encoding AsmA family protein, with the protein MKRIRKFILYLFLFFILLFAGGSAYLYYNQDQLIDKILSEVNKSIQTPVEVGAIDINWWTDFPNISLRFQDVFIEESLERSSLPLAKLEELALSFNTLDFLKGDYSFEKIILKRGEVTIRTTRTGERNYDIIKSSGESSNQSVNFNLKNIQIQAVQVNYVDEALKQTYLQYAEELKASLNKVGDLYHIIADGKIDSKAIKIGEYSYFENKNLTVKAKLNYTQGAETVDILPSELLLSNNEFEVSGNYEILSSYMDIQVNGIESDFTTLISLLPNNYRKQLSEYESTGNAQFEGSLIGKLTSTESPEINFNFSVENASLFQPEYNTRFLDLSFHGNFSNGARQSLKTSQLVLKELIGNLKGKTFTADLGIKDFENYLINLSTAGQISTKDLFTFFPNHKKYSKLEGLVDFDISLAGYLDDFKQASTASRINNSGEIILTNLSGVYVDYPLPIKDVNGRLMFNKNDIAINHLQGKIGESDIELSGFFLNIIPYFLKDNQSLLIEAETISENINLNELLSGLSNDENSIEKQEESFKFALSPKLQLDLTSHISKLEFKRFEGRQIAGNIKLSNQILEASQLEMESNGGKMTLSGEVNAEKRNEIRINTKANFDGMNVDSIFYTFENFQQDFLTDRHLKGKINADVAAFILLDEKLNFQSDAFTAIIDAKVKNGELNNFEPMLSLSDYVREDELTHLNFGELSNTIEIKNKVIYLPEMSIQSNVSDILIQGTHTFSQEISYRLLVPLKNYKKQDSDAAFGAIEESGEYSNLYLRIIGTTDDFEVSWDKKRSLQSVAERIKEEGKTFKKILKGEKLPEKEEKEVELNEEEYFDW; encoded by the coding sequence TTGAAACGCATCAGAAAGTTTATTCTTTATCTTTTTTTATTTTTTATCCTGCTTTTTGCGGGCGGGTCGGCTTATTTGTATTACAATCAAGACCAACTGATTGATAAAATTCTATCTGAAGTTAATAAATCGATTCAAACGCCTGTGGAAGTTGGGGCTATTGATATCAATTGGTGGACTGATTTTCCTAATATCTCACTTCGCTTTCAGGATGTTTTCATTGAAGAATCACTGGAGAGAAGCAGTCTTCCTTTAGCTAAGTTAGAGGAGCTTGCTTTGTCCTTTAACACCTTAGATTTTCTGAAAGGAGATTATTCTTTTGAGAAAATTATACTGAAAAGGGGAGAGGTGACTATTCGCACTACTAGAACAGGAGAGAGAAATTATGATATCATCAAAAGTTCAGGTGAATCATCTAATCAATCGGTCAATTTCAATTTGAAGAATATTCAGATTCAAGCTGTGCAAGTCAATTATGTGGATGAAGCATTAAAGCAAACTTATTTGCAATATGCAGAAGAATTGAAGGCAAGCTTAAATAAGGTGGGAGATCTTTACCATATTATTGCTGATGGAAAAATTGATTCCAAAGCGATTAAAATTGGAGAGTACAGCTATTTTGAAAATAAAAATCTGACCGTCAAGGCTAAACTTAATTACACTCAAGGTGCAGAAACCGTTGATATCTTACCTTCGGAATTGCTACTGTCAAATAATGAATTTGAGGTTTCCGGAAATTATGAAATCCTAAGCAGTTATATGGATATTCAGGTCAATGGTATAGAATCTGATTTCACTACCCTTATTTCTTTATTGCCTAATAATTATAGAAAGCAATTATCGGAATATGAAAGCACTGGTAATGCTCAGTTCGAAGGAAGTTTGATTGGAAAGCTGACATCCACAGAAAGCCCAGAAATCAATTTTAATTTTAGTGTGGAGAATGCTTCACTATTTCAGCCTGAATACAATACCAGATTTCTAGATTTGAGCTTTCACGGCAATTTCAGTAATGGTGCAAGGCAAAGCCTTAAAACCTCCCAATTGGTATTGAAAGAATTGATAGGAAATTTAAAAGGCAAGACTTTCACGGCTGATTTGGGTATTAAAGATTTTGAAAATTATCTCATTAATCTTTCAACGGCAGGACAAATTTCAACGAAGGATTTATTTACTTTCTTTCCGAATCACAAAAAATACTCTAAGCTGGAAGGCTTGGTTGATTTTGATATCAGCTTAGCAGGCTATTTGGATGATTTTAAGCAAGCTTCTACTGCTTCAAGAATCAATAACTCAGGTGAGATTATTTTGACTAATTTGAGTGGTGTTTATGTGGATTATCCACTGCCAATTAAAGATGTGAATGGAAGGTTGATGTTTAATAAAAATGATATTGCTATTAATCATTTACAGGGTAAAATCGGGGAATCGGATATTGAACTGAGCGGCTTTTTCCTCAATATTATTCCTTATTTCTTGAAGGATAACCAGTCGCTATTAATTGAAGCCGAAACGATAAGCGAAAACATCAATCTAAATGAATTATTGTCTGGTTTGTCCAATGATGAAAACTCAATCGAAAAGCAGGAAGAGTCCTTTAAATTTGCTCTAAGCCCAAAATTGCAGTTGGATTTAACTTCTCATATTTCAAAATTGGAATTTAAACGATTCGAGGGAAGGCAAATAGCGGGTAATATCAAATTGTCCAATCAAATTCTGGAAGCTTCACAATTAGAAATGGAAAGCAATGGTGGGAAAATGACCTTGAGCGGAGAAGTGAATGCCGAAAAGAGAAATGAGATTCGCATCAATACTAAGGCAAATTTCGATGGGATGAATGTGGATAGTATATTTTATACTTTCGAGAATTTCCAACAGGATTTCTTGACTGATCGCCATTTAAAAGGAAAGATAAATGCTGATGTTGCGGCTTTTATTCTACTGGATGAGAAGTTAAATTTTCAATCGGATGCTTTTACTGCAATTATTGATGCTAAAGTTAAAAATGGAGAATTAAACAATTTTGAGCCTATGCTGAGTTTGTCGGATTATGTGCGGGAAGATGAACTGACACATTTGAATTTTGGCGAATTGAGCAACACCATAGAAATCAAGAATAAAGTGATTTATTTACCTGAAATGTCCATTCAATCGAATGTATCTGATATTTTAATTCAAGGAACGCATACTTTTAGTCAGGAGATTAGTTACAGATTATTAGTACCTTTAAAAAATTATAAAAAGCAGGATAGTGACGCAGCATTTGGAGCTATTGAAGAAAGTGGGGAATACTCCAATCTCTATTTGAGAATTATAGGCACTACAGACGATTTTGAAGTAAGCTGGGATAAAAAGCGTTCTTTACAATCTGTGGCTGAAAGAATTAAAGAAGAAGGCAAGACCTTTAAGAAAATCCTAAAAGGAGAAAAACTCCCCGAGAAAGAAGAAAAAGAAGTTGAATTAAATGAAGAAGAATATTTTGATTGGTAA
- a CDS encoding GIY-YIG nuclease family protein — translation MCNFYILFSPFLDKYYFGHNCDELSERIRKHNSNHKGFTGKTDDWELVYQEEYPIKTDAQNRELQVKNWKDRKRVQALINKSGI, via the coding sequence ATGTGCAATTTCTACATCCTTTTCTCCCCATTCCTCGACAAATACTATTTCGGCCACAATTGCGATGAACTTTCCGAACGAATCAGAAAACATAACTCCAATCACAAAGGCTTTACAGGGAAAACAGATGACTGGGAACTAGTCTACCAAGAAGAATACCCTATAAAAACAGATGCCCAGAATCGAGAACTTCAAGTCAAGAATTGGAAGGACAGGAAACGAGTTCAGGCTCTCATCAATAAATCAGGGATATAG
- a CDS encoding beta propeller repeat protein, producing MKKNILIGKKIANVSLMIIAVFFVASCGNNKVTFKLKELDTKTDALIIGLQSFNDSIVWASGTYSTLLKSTNAGEDWKVFTYPEIDSLQFRDVHPISDKEAIVLSAGEGKLSQIFYFHEESGWRKVFQMEHEQGFIDAVQFWGNGQGLVYGDAIDSLAYILKTTDFGRSWTRIPTAPIANKGEGGFASSGSNILTGEEGKAWIATGANGSARVFYTEDYGRSWEVKSTPMMTGEFAGLTAIKKSNDKLWITGGDLAITDQQLENVYFSEANGETWNAFPDHQTSGSFYGLTVTNYLENDFVLVCGPKGAEIWLGDQEKWQNLSDEDIWTATFIDGRTALMAGRNGKMFKVELE from the coding sequence ATGAAGAAGAATATTTTGATTGGTAAAAAAATAGCAAACGTTAGCTTAATGATAATTGCAGTATTTTTTGTTGCATCATGTGGAAATAATAAAGTGACTTTTAAATTGAAAGAGCTTGATACCAAAACTGATGCGCTGATTATAGGTTTGCAGTCATTCAATGATTCCATAGTTTGGGCAAGTGGAACTTATTCTACCTTACTGAAATCAACCAATGCAGGCGAAGACTGGAAAGTTTTTACTTATCCTGAAATCGATAGCCTTCAATTTCGCGATGTTCATCCTATAAGTGATAAAGAAGCTATTGTGCTGAGTGCAGGCGAAGGAAAACTTAGTCAAATCTTCTATTTTCATGAGGAATCAGGATGGAGAAAAGTTTTTCAAATGGAACATGAGCAAGGATTTATTGATGCAGTACAATTCTGGGGAAACGGACAAGGTTTAGTTTATGGAGATGCCATTGATTCATTAGCATACATTCTCAAAACCACTGATTTTGGCCGAAGCTGGACTCGAATCCCTACTGCCCCCATTGCAAATAAAGGTGAAGGCGGTTTTGCCTCAAGCGGAAGCAATATTTTAACGGGAGAGGAAGGAAAAGCTTGGATTGCCACAGGAGCTAATGGAAGTGCCAGAGTTTTTTATACCGAGGATTACGGCAGAAGTTGGGAAGTGAAAAGTACTCCTATGATGACAGGTGAATTTGCAGGACTGACCGCCATTAAAAAATCAAATGATAAATTATGGATCACGGGCGGTGACTTAGCCATTACTGATCAACAATTGGAAAATGTTTACTTTTCCGAAGCTAATGGAGAAACCTGGAATGCTTTCCCTGACCATCAGACTTCCGGTTCTTTTTATGGTTTAACAGTTACGAATTATTTAGAGAATGATTTCGTGTTAGTTTGTGGCCCAAAAGGAGCAGAGATTTGGTTGGGTGATCAAGAGAAGTGGCAAAACCTAAGTGATGAAGATATCTGGACAGCAACCTTCATTGATGGCCGAACAGCTTTAATGGCAGGCAGGAATGGCAAAATGTTTAAGGTGGAGTTGGAATAG